In Zobellia roscoffensis, the following are encoded in one genomic region:
- a CDS encoding DUF4870 domain-containing protein, protein MESTLTKHERNLAAMLHASAFSKFIIPFGNFIIPLVLWSANKKDYAFVDYNGKQVLNFQISLLLYSIVLGAISIPLFVGFFPELLNSSLFGFNHLNDYNNLNINFSDVFSFSSWLFPLSIAGLAHGALFIVNIVYTIQAAIRTNEGQEFSYPITIKFLK, encoded by the coding sequence ATGGAAAGTACATTAACAAAACACGAGCGAAATTTAGCAGCTATGCTACATGCATCGGCCTTTTCAAAATTCATTATTCCCTTCGGGAATTTCATTATTCCGTTGGTCTTATGGTCTGCTAATAAAAAGGATTACGCTTTTGTAGATTACAACGGAAAACAGGTTTTGAACTTTCAGATTAGCCTACTGCTCTACTCTATTGTTTTGGGGGCTATTAGTATACCATTATTTGTAGGTTTTTTTCCTGAACTATTGAATAGCAGTCTTTTTGGTTTTAACCATTTGAACGATTATAACAATTTGAATATCAACTTTAGTGATGTTTTTAGCTTTAGCTCTTGGTTGTTTCCATTAAGTATTGCGGGGCTTGCGCACGGAGCATTATTTATAGTAAACATTGTTTATACTATTCAAGCAGCCATTCGCACTAACGAGGGGCAAGAGTTTTCTTATCCTATTACTATAAAATTTTTAAAATAA
- a CDS encoding nuclear transport factor 2 family protein has product MKSATLFISIVFVSSFFEMAAQVTSEDQLKETIIKLDTEYFEAYNTCDMEKQADMYAEDLEFYHDKGGLSTSKQDLLESLEKNICGKVTRELVEGSIEVYPINGFGAVEIGLHKFHNNQEPNAISKPGKFIMIWQKTESNWKITRVISLH; this is encoded by the coding sequence ATGAAATCCGCTACCCTCTTCATCTCAATAGTTTTCGTTTCAAGTTTTTTTGAAATGGCAGCACAAGTTACTAGTGAAGACCAATTAAAGGAAACCATTATTAAGTTAGATACTGAGTACTTTGAAGCTTATAATACTTGTGATATGGAAAAGCAGGCAGATATGTATGCCGAAGATTTAGAATTCTATCATGACAAGGGAGGATTATCCACATCAAAACAAGATTTACTGGAAAGTTTGGAGAAAAATATTTGCGGAAAGGTAACAAGAGAATTAGTAGAAGGTAGTATTGAAGTTTACCCTATAAACGGGTTTGGCGCGGTAGAAATAGGTTTGCACAAATTTCACAACAATCAAGAACCCAATGCCATTTCAAAGCCTGGAAAATTTATTATGATATGGCAAAAAACAGAATCTAATTGGAAAATCACGAGGGTCATCAGCCTTCATTAA
- a CDS encoding PadR family transcriptional regulator, giving the protein MNVENTKAQMRKGVLEYCILSILNGKDKYASEILGTLKDAKMLVVEGTIYPLLTRLKNAGLLSYRWEESTSGPPRKYYALTETGKLFLKELDSTWDELRTATNLVTNNK; this is encoded by the coding sequence ATGAATGTAGAAAATACAAAAGCACAAATGCGTAAGGGCGTTTTGGAGTACTGTATTCTGTCTATCCTAAACGGAAAAGACAAATATGCCTCTGAAATTCTCGGAACGCTAAAAGATGCGAAAATGCTTGTGGTAGAGGGTACTATTTACCCTTTATTAACCCGATTAAAAAATGCGGGATTACTTAGCTATCGCTGGGAAGAATCAACCTCTGGCCCCCCAAGAAAATATTACGCATTGACTGAAACCGGAAAACTTTTTCTAAAGGAACTGGACAGTACTTGGGACGAACTAAGAACAGCAACTAATTTGGTAACCAACAATAAATAA
- a CDS encoding PspC domain-containing protein — protein MNKTININLANMLFHMDEDAYNKMQRYLESVKRSFANTPGSDEILADIEARIAELFHEKLDNERQVITQKQVDEVIAIMGQPEDYMVDEDIFEDEPNTQKNYSEPRKSKKLYRDTEHKYVAGVSSGLAHYFNIDPLWVRLVWILLTIGSSGGFILIYGLLWLLIPEAVTTSQKLDMRGEDINISNIERKVKEGFDDVAQKIKSVNYEGVGNKVKSGGKSFFDTLGDIIMFFFKIFGKFIGILLIIIGAATIIGLFIGMITVGIADMVHVPGINMYHIVDASDMSIWLISLLGFFAIGIPFFFLLYLGLKILVNNLKSIGSIAKFSLLGLWLISIILLIVFGIKQASARAFSESTVTTENIHFPTTVDTLEINLESYNRKFRNKRKVEMGNGVTISRNESGEEVLVLDEVSFYLEKSKDTITRIEIIKESDGSSFEEAEKFAEAINYSYKVENNTLHLQDFLTTARKNKMMNQEVRINLYIPEGTVLNYVNDSDYRCWRFHIQNDRNLDACDISDYTWKMGSDGELKCLECPDLVDENDDDFENDNNGRNKIKINEDGIDIDIQDDGESFKMKIGEDGIQINADERSADSKNRINIDENGIDIDVDDNRSKREDTI, from the coding sequence ATGAACAAAACTATAAATATTAATCTAGCGAATATGCTCTTCCATATGGATGAAGATGCATATAACAAAATGCAGCGCTACCTAGAGTCCGTAAAGCGCTCTTTTGCCAACACACCCGGTAGCGATGAGATACTGGCAGATATTGAGGCGCGTATTGCAGAACTGTTCCATGAAAAACTGGACAATGAACGCCAGGTCATTACCCAAAAACAGGTAGACGAAGTCATTGCTATTATGGGTCAGCCAGAAGATTATATGGTGGATGAGGATATTTTTGAAGATGAGCCAAATACTCAAAAGAACTATTCCGAACCTAGAAAATCCAAAAAGCTATACCGGGATACGGAACACAAATATGTTGCCGGGGTGTCTTCTGGTTTAGCGCACTACTTTAATATAGACCCTCTTTGGGTACGTTTGGTCTGGATTCTTTTGACCATTGGTTCTTCGGGTGGATTCATTTTAATCTACGGCCTACTTTGGTTATTGATACCTGAAGCCGTTACTACGTCGCAAAAATTGGATATGCGGGGGGAGGACATCAACATCAGCAATATAGAACGCAAGGTCAAGGAAGGCTTTGATGATGTTGCCCAAAAAATTAAGAGCGTCAATTATGAAGGTGTAGGTAACAAGGTTAAAAGTGGCGGTAAGTCATTTTTTGACACCTTGGGAGATATTATCATGTTTTTCTTCAAAATCTTTGGAAAATTTATTGGTATTCTCTTGATTATTATAGGTGCTGCTACCATTATTGGTCTCTTTATAGGGATGATTACCGTAGGAATTGCAGATATGGTTCATGTACCTGGTATTAATATGTACCATATTGTAGATGCCAGTGATATGTCTATTTGGTTGATTTCCCTACTTGGATTTTTTGCCATTGGGATTCCGTTTTTCTTCCTTCTTTATTTAGGACTGAAAATCTTGGTCAACAACCTTAAATCTATTGGAAGTATTGCTAAATTCTCATTATTAGGCCTTTGGCTGATTTCTATAATACTATTGATTGTCTTTGGGATAAAACAAGCTTCTGCTCGGGCATTTTCTGAATCTACTGTAACTACTGAGAATATTCATTTCCCAACCACGGTAGATACCTTAGAAATCAACTTGGAATCCTATAACCGAAAGTTCCGTAACAAGCGTAAAGTTGAAATGGGCAACGGAGTTACGATTAGCAGAAACGAATCTGGTGAAGAGGTACTGGTGTTAGACGAGGTAAGTTTCTATCTAGAAAAATCAAAAGATACAATCACTAGAATAGAGATTATAAAAGAATCCGATGGTTCATCCTTTGAGGAAGCAGAAAAATTTGCCGAAGCTATTAACTATAGTTACAAGGTTGAAAACAACACCTTGCATCTGCAAGACTTTTTGACAACTGCTAGAAAGAATAAAATGATGAACCAAGAGGTTCGGATAAACCTCTACATTCCCGAGGGTACCGTCTTAAACTATGTAAATGATAGTGATTATAGATGCTGGCGCTTCCATATTCAAAACGATAGAAATCTAGATGCTTGCGATATAAGCGATTATACCTGGAAAATGGGTTCTGACGGAGAATTAAAATGTCTAGAGTGTCCTGATTTAGTTGACGAGAACGATGATGATTTTGAAAATGACAATAACGGAAGAAACAAAATCAAAATTAACGAAGACGGAATTGATATTGATATTCAAGATGACGGTGAATCCTTTAAAATGAAAATAGGTGAAGATGGGATTCAAATAAACGCAGACGAACGCAGCGCTGATAGTAAAAACCGAATAAATATTGATGAAAATGGTATAGATATCGATGTTGACGACAACCGTTCAAAACGAGAAGATACCATATAA
- a CDS encoding head GIN domain-containing protein, which translates to MTTLIRIAIAFLVALFLSSCGFDINIGDFGNGEKGNGTVVTDNREVTDQFTEVSASEGLSVYVTQSNEFNIKVEADENIIDLIATDIKNGKLRIHATKNIGDATKKIYVSLPVISDLRASSGSHLNVENTIESDYLELDGSSGGQINVDVVADVIDIDVSSGAGINISGQAIRGNIDASSGGNINAKTLSLKTCTADASSGGNVKVLVSENLEAGASSGGNVAYSGNATVKTKKSVSGNVHKY; encoded by the coding sequence ATGACAACATTAATTCGCATTGCAATAGCATTTTTAGTAGCATTATTTTTATCCTCCTGTGGTTTTGACATTAATATTGGTGACTTTGGTAACGGTGAGAAAGGCAACGGAACTGTAGTTACGGACAATAGAGAAGTTACAGACCAATTTACAGAAGTATCCGCTTCTGAAGGCCTATCCGTTTATGTAACCCAATCAAATGAATTTAATATAAAAGTTGAGGCAGATGAGAATATCATAGACCTTATCGCCACAGATATTAAAAACGGAAAGTTGCGTATTCATGCCACCAAAAATATAGGTGACGCCACCAAGAAAATTTATGTTTCCCTTCCTGTTATTTCAGATTTAAGAGCTTCAAGCGGTTCACATTTAAATGTTGAAAATACTATTGAAAGTGATTATCTTGAGTTAGACGGTAGTAGCGGAGGCCAAATTAACGTTGATGTTGTTGCAGATGTCATTGACATAGATGTAAGCAGTGGTGCCGGTATAAATATATCCGGACAAGCCATCCGTGGAAATATAGACGCCAGTAGCGGTGGAAATATTAATGCAAAAACGCTTTCTCTTAAAACTTGTACAGCAGATGCCAGCAGTGGCGGGAACGTAAAAGTTCTTGTTTCGGAAAATCTTGAGGCAGGTGCCAGTAGTGGTGGTAATGTTGCCTATTCCGGTAACGCTACGGTAAAAACTAAAAAATCCGTTTCGGGTAACGTTCACAAATATTAA